The following are encoded together in the Gasterosteus aculeatus chromosome 7, fGasAcu3.hap1.1, whole genome shotgun sequence genome:
- the LOC120821365 gene encoding dixin-A-like isoform X8 yields MIASLSRGSLLDEVLHGGFNEQLAAYVSWVNCQLKRKPGLKPIKNLRHDLQDGVVLTQLIEIVGELLEGVHVAPQNKEESRQNVAQVLQFISSRHIRMPHISARDIVDGNLKSVMRIILALAAHFKPSANHRAASVSGRGLTRGFASHDPLSTVALAQGAAAALASAQLDASQPTRTTRLQSCWGLDAEKNVCVRALVKQYERGTPDEPDNAPPGSCGSTLSSPRAPPGTHPDRAQEDHQPQESSVESSHADAETPLEGSLTETLEQEVQETRKMVSALQALLLHGSLPEDEQDVSLSLDQGNAEKQLVVIHSRLDQSMEEARDLKRELLRCKQEMRNLQGVKDAQQQRLCTQEASILQMKQELLRDSMTKDELNNQNAELQWKLEECNRMWGECKKEIGQKDRLLQQLKHKLEDSKMKQIELQRELEHKNSMEIPTSAVNNGCSYSGNPSPSISDAEEVQLLRDSLRSLRNNFRDHDPQHHTLDTLEQGIVSLMDRLHVLHTHRGRGKSPRRKGPHTDLDTWPCAKVSQSHSLASTKILYFTGKSPTPSMINIPKRLGEVTLKDVKAAVDREGNYRYHFKALDPEFGTVKEEVFLDTAIIPGWEGKIVAWLEEDCGEESPL; encoded by the exons ATGATCGCGTCACTTTCTAGAGGAAGTTTGCTCGATGAGGTTCTACATGGTGGCTTCAATGAG cagcttgcagCCTATGTTTCCTGGGTGAACTGTCAGCTGAAGAGGAAACCCGGCCTGAAGCCTATTAAGAACCTCAGGCATGATCTGCAGGACGGGGTGGTGCTCACGCAACTCATAGAGATAGTTG GGGAACTGCTGGAAGGGGTCCATGTTGCTCCACAGAACAAAGAGGAAAGCAGGCAGAATGTGGCACAAGTCTTGCAGTTCATTTCCTCCAGACACATACGCATGCCACACATATCAGCAAGAG ACATAGTTGATGGTAATCTGAAATCTGTAATGAGGATAATTCTGGCGTTGGCCGCTCACTTCAAaccctcagccaatcacagggctgcaTCTGTAAGCGGGAGGGGTTTGACCAGAGGCTTCGCCAGCCACGACCCTCTCTCCACTGTGGCACTTGCACAAGGTGCCGCTGCTGCACTGGCATCAGCACAACTTGATGCTTCGCAGCCTACACGCACCACACGTCTCCAGAG TTGCTGGGGGTTGGATGCggaaaagaatgtgtgtgttcgtgcacTGGTTAAGCAGTACGAAAGAGGAACTCCGGACGAGCCGGACAATGCCCCGCCTGGCAG CTGCGGCAGTACACTGTCATCTCCAAGAGCTCCACCTGGCACCCACCCGGATAGAGCGCAGGAGGACCACCAACCACAGGAGAGCAGTG TGGAGTCATCTCACGCTGATGCAGAGACGCCGTTGGAGGGTTCTCTTACGGAAACTTTGGAGCAGGAGGTTCAGGAGACACGTAAAATGGTGTCTGCTTTACAG gctctgctgctgcatggtTCGCTGCCTGAGGACGAGCAGGACGTGTCTTTGAGTTTAGACCAAGGCAATGCCGAAAAGCAACTG GTAGTCATTCACAGTCGTTTGGATCAGAGCATGGAGGAGGCTCGGGACCTTAAG AGGGAATTGTTGCGCTGTAAGCAGGAGATGAGAAACTTGCAGGGAGTAAAG gaCGCCCAGCAGCAGAGACTGTGCACTCAGGAGGCCTCGATACTGCAGATGAAGCAAGAGCTTCTCAGAGACAGCATGACGAAGGATGAGCTCAACAACCAGAAC GCTGAGCTCCAGTGGAAGCTGGAGGAATGTAACAGAATGTGGGGAGAATGCAAG AAGGAGATAGGACAGAAGGACAGGCTCCTGCAGCAACTCAAACACAAGCTTGAAGACAGCAAAATGAAGCAG ATTGAATTGCAAAGAGAGTTGGAGCATAAAAACAGCATGGAG ATTCCCACCAGCGCAGTAAACAATGGGTGTTCTTACTCTGGAAATCCGTCTCCGTCTATCTCAGAT GCGGAGGAGGTTCAGCTGCTCAGGGATTCACTTCGCAGTCTGAGGAACAACTTCAGAGACCACGACCCACAGCACCACACACTGGACACCCTGGAGCAAGGCATCGTGTCGCTCATGGACAGACTGCACGTTCTGCATACACACAGG GGGAGGGGGAAATCTCCGAGACGTAAAGGCCCACACACAGACTTGGACACCTGGCCTTGCGCAA AGGTGTCTCAGTCCCACAGTCTTGCCTCCACTAAAATCCTTTATTTTACTGGAAAATCACCAACACCTTCCATGATCAACATACCGaagag GTTGGGTGAGGTTACTCTGAAGGATGTTAAGGCAGCCGTGGATCGAGAGGGAAACTATAGGTACCACTTCAAAGCCTTGGATCCTGAGTTCGGTACTGTGAAAGAAGAG GTATTCTTGGATACAGCAATCATTCCAGGTTGGGAAGGAAAAATAGTGGCCTGGCTAGAAGAGGACTGTGGTGAGGAAAG TCCGTTGTAG
- the LOC120821365 gene encoding dixin-like isoform X2 produces MIASLSRGSLLDEVLHGGFNEQLAAYVSWVNCQLKRKPGLKPIKNLRHDLQDGVVLTQLIEIVAGELLEGVHVAPQNKEESRQNVAQVLQFISSRHIRMPHISARDIVDGNLKSVMRIILALAAHFKPSANHRAASVSGRGLTRGFASHDPLSTVALAQGAAAALASAQLDASQPTRTTRLQSCWGLDAEKNVCVRALVKQYERGTPDEPDNAPPGSISCGSTLSSPRAPPGTHPDRAQEDHQPQESSVESSHADAETPLEGSLTETLEQEVQETRKMVSALQALLLHGSLPEDEQDVSLSLDQGNAEKQLVVIHSRLDQSMEEARDLKRELLRCKQEMRNLQGVKDAQQQRLCTQEASILQMKQELLRDSMTKDELNNQNAELQWKLEECNRMWGECKKEIGQKDRLLQQLKHKLEDSKMKQIELQRELEHKNSMEIPTSAVNNGCSYSGNPSPSISDAEEVQLLRDSLRSLRNNFRDHDPQHHTLDTLEQGIVSLMDRLHVLHTHRGRGKSPRRKGPHTDLDTWPCAKVSQSHSLASTKILYFTGKSPTPSMINIPKRLGEVTLKDVKAAVDREGNYRYHFKALDPEFGTVKEEVFLDTAIIPGWEGKIVAWLEEDCGEESPL; encoded by the exons ATGATCGCGTCACTTTCTAGAGGAAGTTTGCTCGATGAGGTTCTACATGGTGGCTTCAATGAG cagcttgcagCCTATGTTTCCTGGGTGAACTGTCAGCTGAAGAGGAAACCCGGCCTGAAGCCTATTAAGAACCTCAGGCATGATCTGCAGGACGGGGTGGTGCTCACGCAACTCATAGAGATAGTTG CAGGGGAACTGCTGGAAGGGGTCCATGTTGCTCCACAGAACAAAGAGGAAAGCAGGCAGAATGTGGCACAAGTCTTGCAGTTCATTTCCTCCAGACACATACGCATGCCACACATATCAGCAAGAG ACATAGTTGATGGTAATCTGAAATCTGTAATGAGGATAATTCTGGCGTTGGCCGCTCACTTCAAaccctcagccaatcacagggctgcaTCTGTAAGCGGGAGGGGTTTGACCAGAGGCTTCGCCAGCCACGACCCTCTCTCCACTGTGGCACTTGCACAAGGTGCCGCTGCTGCACTGGCATCAGCACAACTTGATGCTTCGCAGCCTACACGCACCACACGTCTCCAGAG TTGCTGGGGGTTGGATGCggaaaagaatgtgtgtgttcgtgcacTGGTTAAGCAGTACGAAAGAGGAACTCCGGACGAGCCGGACAATGCCCCGCCTGGCAG CATCAGCTGCGGCAGTACACTGTCATCTCCAAGAGCTCCACCTGGCACCCACCCGGATAGAGCGCAGGAGGACCACCAACCACAGGAGAGCAGTG TGGAGTCATCTCACGCTGATGCAGAGACGCCGTTGGAGGGTTCTCTTACGGAAACTTTGGAGCAGGAGGTTCAGGAGACACGTAAAATGGTGTCTGCTTTACAG gctctgctgctgcatggtTCGCTGCCTGAGGACGAGCAGGACGTGTCTTTGAGTTTAGACCAAGGCAATGCCGAAAAGCAACTG GTAGTCATTCACAGTCGTTTGGATCAGAGCATGGAGGAGGCTCGGGACCTTAAG AGGGAATTGTTGCGCTGTAAGCAGGAGATGAGAAACTTGCAGGGAGTAAAG gaCGCCCAGCAGCAGAGACTGTGCACTCAGGAGGCCTCGATACTGCAGATGAAGCAAGAGCTTCTCAGAGACAGCATGACGAAGGATGAGCTCAACAACCAGAAC GCTGAGCTCCAGTGGAAGCTGGAGGAATGTAACAGAATGTGGGGAGAATGCAAG AAGGAGATAGGACAGAAGGACAGGCTCCTGCAGCAACTCAAACACAAGCTTGAAGACAGCAAAATGAAGCAG ATTGAATTGCAAAGAGAGTTGGAGCATAAAAACAGCATGGAG ATTCCCACCAGCGCAGTAAACAATGGGTGTTCTTACTCTGGAAATCCGTCTCCGTCTATCTCAGAT GCGGAGGAGGTTCAGCTGCTCAGGGATTCACTTCGCAGTCTGAGGAACAACTTCAGAGACCACGACCCACAGCACCACACACTGGACACCCTGGAGCAAGGCATCGTGTCGCTCATGGACAGACTGCACGTTCTGCATACACACAGG GGGAGGGGGAAATCTCCGAGACGTAAAGGCCCACACACAGACTTGGACACCTGGCCTTGCGCAA AGGTGTCTCAGTCCCACAGTCTTGCCTCCACTAAAATCCTTTATTTTACTGGAAAATCACCAACACCTTCCATGATCAACATACCGaagag GTTGGGTGAGGTTACTCTGAAGGATGTTAAGGCAGCCGTGGATCGAGAGGGAAACTATAGGTACCACTTCAAAGCCTTGGATCCTGAGTTCGGTACTGTGAAAGAAGAG GTATTCTTGGATACAGCAATCATTCCAGGTTGGGAAGGAAAAATAGTGGCCTGGCTAGAAGAGGACTGTGGTGAGGAAAG TCCGTTGTAG
- the LOC120821365 gene encoding dixin-A-like isoform X7 has protein sequence MIASLSRGSLLDEVLHGGFNEQQLAAYVSWVNCQLKRKPGLKPIKNLRHDLQDGVVLTQLIEIVGELLEGVHVAPQNKEESRQNVAQVLQFISSRHIRMPHISARDIVDGNLKSVMRIILALAAHFKPSANHRAASVSGRGLTRGFASHDPLSTVALAQGAAAALASAQLDASQPTRTTRLQSCWGLDAEKNVCVRALVKQYERGTPDEPDNAPPGSCGSTLSSPRAPPGTHPDRAQEDHQPQESSVESSHADAETPLEGSLTETLEQEVQETRKMVSALQALLLHGSLPEDEQDVSLSLDQGNAEKQLVVIHSRLDQSMEEARDLKRELLRCKQEMRNLQGVKDAQQQRLCTQEASILQMKQELLRDSMTKDELNNQNAELQWKLEECNRMWGECKKEIGQKDRLLQQLKHKLEDSKMKQIELQRELEHKNSMEIPTSAVNNGCSYSGNPSPSISDAEEVQLLRDSLRSLRNNFRDHDPQHHTLDTLEQGIVSLMDRLHVLHTHRGRGKSPRRKGPHTDLDTWPCAKVSQSHSLASTKILYFTGKSPTPSMINIPKRLGEVTLKDVKAAVDREGNYRYHFKALDPEFGTVKEEVFLDTAIIPGWEGKIVAWLEEDCGEESPL, from the exons ATGATCGCGTCACTTTCTAGAGGAAGTTTGCTCGATGAGGTTCTACATGGTGGCTTCAATGAG cagcagcttgcagCCTATGTTTCCTGGGTGAACTGTCAGCTGAAGAGGAAACCCGGCCTGAAGCCTATTAAGAACCTCAGGCATGATCTGCAGGACGGGGTGGTGCTCACGCAACTCATAGAGATAGTTG GGGAACTGCTGGAAGGGGTCCATGTTGCTCCACAGAACAAAGAGGAAAGCAGGCAGAATGTGGCACAAGTCTTGCAGTTCATTTCCTCCAGACACATACGCATGCCACACATATCAGCAAGAG ACATAGTTGATGGTAATCTGAAATCTGTAATGAGGATAATTCTGGCGTTGGCCGCTCACTTCAAaccctcagccaatcacagggctgcaTCTGTAAGCGGGAGGGGTTTGACCAGAGGCTTCGCCAGCCACGACCCTCTCTCCACTGTGGCACTTGCACAAGGTGCCGCTGCTGCACTGGCATCAGCACAACTTGATGCTTCGCAGCCTACACGCACCACACGTCTCCAGAG TTGCTGGGGGTTGGATGCggaaaagaatgtgtgtgttcgtgcacTGGTTAAGCAGTACGAAAGAGGAACTCCGGACGAGCCGGACAATGCCCCGCCTGGCAG CTGCGGCAGTACACTGTCATCTCCAAGAGCTCCACCTGGCACCCACCCGGATAGAGCGCAGGAGGACCACCAACCACAGGAGAGCAGTG TGGAGTCATCTCACGCTGATGCAGAGACGCCGTTGGAGGGTTCTCTTACGGAAACTTTGGAGCAGGAGGTTCAGGAGACACGTAAAATGGTGTCTGCTTTACAG gctctgctgctgcatggtTCGCTGCCTGAGGACGAGCAGGACGTGTCTTTGAGTTTAGACCAAGGCAATGCCGAAAAGCAACTG GTAGTCATTCACAGTCGTTTGGATCAGAGCATGGAGGAGGCTCGGGACCTTAAG AGGGAATTGTTGCGCTGTAAGCAGGAGATGAGAAACTTGCAGGGAGTAAAG gaCGCCCAGCAGCAGAGACTGTGCACTCAGGAGGCCTCGATACTGCAGATGAAGCAAGAGCTTCTCAGAGACAGCATGACGAAGGATGAGCTCAACAACCAGAAC GCTGAGCTCCAGTGGAAGCTGGAGGAATGTAACAGAATGTGGGGAGAATGCAAG AAGGAGATAGGACAGAAGGACAGGCTCCTGCAGCAACTCAAACACAAGCTTGAAGACAGCAAAATGAAGCAG ATTGAATTGCAAAGAGAGTTGGAGCATAAAAACAGCATGGAG ATTCCCACCAGCGCAGTAAACAATGGGTGTTCTTACTCTGGAAATCCGTCTCCGTCTATCTCAGAT GCGGAGGAGGTTCAGCTGCTCAGGGATTCACTTCGCAGTCTGAGGAACAACTTCAGAGACCACGACCCACAGCACCACACACTGGACACCCTGGAGCAAGGCATCGTGTCGCTCATGGACAGACTGCACGTTCTGCATACACACAGG GGGAGGGGGAAATCTCCGAGACGTAAAGGCCCACACACAGACTTGGACACCTGGCCTTGCGCAA AGGTGTCTCAGTCCCACAGTCTTGCCTCCACTAAAATCCTTTATTTTACTGGAAAATCACCAACACCTTCCATGATCAACATACCGaagag GTTGGGTGAGGTTACTCTGAAGGATGTTAAGGCAGCCGTGGATCGAGAGGGAAACTATAGGTACCACTTCAAAGCCTTGGATCCTGAGTTCGGTACTGTGAAAGAAGAG GTATTCTTGGATACAGCAATCATTCCAGGTTGGGAAGGAAAAATAGTGGCCTGGCTAGAAGAGGACTGTGGTGAGGAAAG TCCGTTGTAG